The DNA region TTGACACTGTTTTCAATTctctttgaataaaaaatatatcggTTGATTATGGTTCACAAGTCTAAATGCTTATTAAACCATAATACTTAAAGACTTTAATATGTTTGgcattcaattatatttataggTGAGACATTTACTGAATGATCGGAAGAAGCTCCTTAAGGTGATAGATCCAGAGATGGCTCGAAATTCTTACACCATGGAATCTATATTCACATTTGCCAATCTAGCATCACGATGTGTCCGTAGTGAGAGCAATGAGAGACCTTCGATGGTGGATTGTGTCAAAGAAATCCAAATGATTATGTACACAAATTCAAAGGGCTTGGGAATGGTTATGCATAGGTTGAGATTGGTCTAATAATCAAATGAAATCCCAAGTGTAGCTAGAGACTACTCCATGATTATCATGGTTTAATTTCCAGTCACTTAATTattctattaattatttgtgaGTTCTTCAATCCATGTTATGACCCCAAATTGGCATGATATTTCGGTGATTTGGATGATCGTATACGAGAAGAGGAAATTATATCAAACGATGGTGGACAAAGTTAAAGATGCACTTCCAATTTTCATGGCATGAACAAACAACTTCAGTGGAAAACCTACTCTTGCATCCtaacatattattttgttttggaatAATGATGAGCTTGTTTCAACAGATTTGATACGCCATATTGGTCAAATGTATAAATTGATACATAACCTTAGATTAACATGTGATATCAGTGTTTTCATTATAATGAAGAAAGAACCATTATTATCTAACTTTGTGTTTAGTAtgtgttttcttctttctttcatttttttcctttttttttatcaacttacAAGCTTTGCAATCTTCATCACCAATTGGCAGTGAATAGGGGAGAAGTTACTCGAGGATttagaaaattgttttttaagatatatatgtaattttgttTACAGCTTAAAAACTATGTCTCTACTTTGTGAACGGGGACATCTCAAGGTGACTATCATAACATTCATATcgcaaacaaaataaataagagaaacaGATATTTGTCATTATCAACTATCTGTTTTccgattaaaaaataatcataccaataaatatttaagttaatcGTTGGCAAAAATTTAACTTATGACACTTTAGTCTTTAATACTCCCTTTGTTCTTATATACTTTATCCGTTCTCTtttataaacacaaaaaaaaattgttattaagtATAAACAAATTTCAACTTAGACTATATTCAAAATgttctttatttaataaaaatttatatttaatatcaagttccaataaatgataattttttataaaaaaattattttctaatttagaTAATGAAATTAACTCATTTCTTTAATAagtgtgaaattatttttttcttataaatgaaaataggaaatgcatgaaacaaatatttaattcacCAACACCAATAAAAATAGttgaattagtttaatttaattaatattatcataaatttatattttatttcaaaagtatTCATAGAATTAATTAGTTCAAGAGTTGAAATTACTCATAATCTAAGGAATACTTATTTTCAAGTTTTACTAAGCTTGAACTCGACTTGAGTTGAATACATAAGGCTTGAGCTCGACTCATTATGTGACATTTTCAAATACTCGACTTGACTTACATAAAAGTCTGGTTTAGCCTACGAGCCTATTTAAAAGCTTGTTTAAAgacattttttatcaattaataattttaaaacctaGTAAAATACTgactaaaaaaacttataaaatttcgtaaaagtaatgtacaaatccaaaaataattgaacaaaatcatattaaattcaaGTCATTAAAACAtagtatatcaaaagaaaatgaaaaaaaaagagcataatattaaaaaatgtatgaatgagatgatttatactaatatagtcaaacaacaatatttaaattgtctgaaaatgtttttacaaaacattatttttcttggaagtattaatttgattgtattattcttttagtttgagtctctttctttttgaaaattttccatGAACTCTCTAAgcattttatgtcattttatccTGCCATTCATAATGCCATAAAAATGGATAGACAATCATCATTAATCTGTCAATTGCTATAAAGCtagcaaacaaaatataattcaagaTATACACCCTTAAACCAATAAATTAAAGTGCAGACTTCTACCACAAACATAATGTTTAACATTTTGATAGCACTAGaattataacaataattgaatttgacatagttaagtaTCAGCTAAAAATGTTTCAAaagtttgttatttaataataataatagttgttattattattattattattattattattattacttaacaagctttttttatagtttggatttggtctttttatctaaaaaaaagctttttaaaaagcttGAATTTGACTTTTACAGTAAACAAGTCAAGCCGAGTCGAACCTTAGATAAGTCGAACCAAAAGTCCTTGACATACTGTTGGGCTCATTTCCATCCTAGATATGAGTTATATTGTTAGTAGCTTATTAAATACCTTATGTTTCATAGAAAATGAATAGTGTCATTCATAAAAAACCTTCTGCACTGTTTTTGGTTTGGGgaggaaagaaagaaatcaaagaGAAATTTGGTAGTTCTCATGTCTTTTACCCtctactttaattcaaatatttttcttctatttctatcATCTATATTTCCATTCTCTAAACCAAACAAGTTTCTACTAAGCATTTTGCAGCAAGAAAAAACAGTATGATCGAGAgcagagtaaaaaaaaagaaaaaagaaaaaattgaagtcatggtCAATTAGTTTCCCATAGATGGCCCCCTCAaatcttttgaggcaatcacaTGATTCACATCACATCCCATGTAAGCAAATATCAAGTAACTTTCTCCGGATGCTACATGCCAACCAACATGACTCATGATTCATGAACACATGAACCCAGCCtggcaaaaatgaaaaatctgttGCCAATTTAACTTTGTGAAACTTTCTTCAAATCGTTCTTTTTTCCACTTTTTTATTCGAACAGAGGGTACATTTTATATTGGCCATTAtcgatgatttttatttttatccataggAATTAAACACGATGCCAAGGGTTTACAAGACGCACACACCCTGTTCAACCAAGTGAATTAAACCCCCTTTAAGCAATTAAGAATTAAAACCATATGCTTGAGATCCAACCAATTTAATTCTCTGGCCTACCAATTGTCCTTAGCATGGACACAAACGTAATCACCAacattttcaattcaattttttccTTGTAGATCCACATTTTAaggaataaagaaaagaacttgATTAAACTGCTAGCAGTCCCAAATGGACTAGTAGATCCACTTTTTGAGGagtaaggaaaagaaaatgcaaGTATAAATATGAAGTCGGGGATATGGGATCAGccttacagaaaaagaaaatagtcaAAGGCAAGGGGAAATTTCCCATTGAGTAAAATATCCCACTAGACAAAATTGATGGCTACCATATGAGGCAAGACAGAAAATGGTAGCCCATGTGTAATAAATTGAATTCCTTCATTTGTTCACATTCAAATCAAACCATCTTCAACATTTTTAGCTGACCAATTTACATGTATTCCAAAATCACCTTTGTGTCCAGTACCCTTCATTCAATCATTTGTCACTCTCAAATTCCCTAATCAATCTATGGTGATGTCTTCAAACATTTTCTTTTCCACTATGGGAGAAAAAAGCTCAAGAAGAACCCATATCACATCATATCACATATAACAATCAACCCCAACTAAAATCCCATTTTCACCATtgcaattatatttatatccaTCACCTATGTGAGAAAGGTATTAAACAGTAAAAGATCTAAGAAAATACCTCATTCTTCACTCTTATGTTGTTCCTCCCACTTCTTCAAAATCTCCAGAAAAATCTCATTCCATGTGTCTATAGGCCCTGGCAAGCACCAATGAACACAATCGTTCTGCATGTGCTCTTGAACCCCATTGGCAAAGGGAAAAGGATACATGTAAGGGCCAGGGTGGCCATCTGGTCTCAACAATGCCAATCTGGTCACATCCAATGCCTCCAACCTAAACCCTCCAATTCCCTTGGCTTTCACCTTTGCTGCTTCCACTTCCTCCATCTCAATCTCTCTCATTTCAGCATCCATCCCTTCAAGCTTCTTCTCCTCATTTCTATAAGGCCTAGTCTTAGGACAAGCACCAGCCTTATCCCACTCACCTTCAAAATGAGCAGGTGAAAATGTTGTCACAATCACACCAACCCCATCATTTCCTTTACCACCCCTCCTATCAATTATCCCATTAAGGGTAGTCCTCAAAGCCTTTCTCAACACACCATAAAACCCAATTGCACTATGGTTCAAACCAGGACAATAATGACACCCCAAAACAGAACCATCCTCATAATAAATAGCAGGATGCAAAAACCAATGCCCAATTGACAATACAATCAAGTCCATTTGACCCATGTCCCCACCCCATTTCTCATCAACATGATCCAAATACAACTCATTATGATCAGGTCCACTGCTAGATTTCTCAACACCCTTTACAAGAAAGGGGGACCAATACACAGAAACAGTTGCATTATGAGAAGAAAAGTGCCACCTGCGGAACTTGTTGCTGTCATTGCTGAACAAAAGGGTTGAACTTGAAGCAGTGGCTAACATGCAAAGAAGTGACTCTAACTGGTTCCTAGCCATAGAGTCCCCTACAAAAGCCAAGTGCTTGTTGCTCACAACATTGAGAAAAGCATGAGGGTCAAACCTTGGAAGTTGGCACTCACTATTAGGCTTCCACCTCCAATAGAGATAACCCATGTCAAGTTTTCCATGTTTGATGCAGTTCTGGTTCTCCTTGATCGTGCCGCAGGTTGTTCCATTGTACAAAGGGCCTCTCTTGTCACTGACCCATTTGCCATTGAAGTAGTCACAAGGGGTATCATGAGCCTTTTCATCTTCTGCAAAAGAAATTAAGAGCATGCTATGAGTTAAAGAATGAAAGTTGTAACTAAAGTTGGTGCTTTAGATTTGTTGGCAAGTGTGTGTGTACCTGAGGGGGGAGAAAAGTGAGAAGTGAACGAATGAGGGAGTTCAGATTCTGGTGAAGGAGGAAATGAAAGAGGATTAAGGTAGAAGTGTAGAAGAGCTATGGGGATTAGAGCATAGAGGGTCCATGGAAAGAGTCTCTTGGTGAGTGAAAGAGATTGGTCTTTGATTTGGTTTGTTGAAGTTGCTGCCATTCTTGCTTTATCTTACCTTTCCTCTTTCTGCTTTCTTTTCTGGTGCACACAGTCACCTACAAAGAAGTGAGAAGAGACCAAAGGTTAGTGTTAACTTTTTGGtcttgacatttttttatagcaaaaagggttataattttttttgcattttcctttttcttttcacagaACTTGGATACATTTTTTTCCTCCCCTTATAATTAGTGTTTCACTTCAatcatatatgttaatcttttacataaaaatttatcacattaattataaaataaaattttaatttttattaagatttaagtccacttataaaaaaaactacatttaattttttttttctttttttccataattatttttgtgtagAAGTAATTTTATTCCAAACATTAAGTGTGTGTTTAGGTCTCCGTTGTCTTTAATGCAACCAGAAAGTAACATGGgtattgttttgaaaattttgcattggaatatgtaattttttgtttaatgtgaTTTTAACGTTAATCTAAACACACTTTAAGCACATGTTTGTATTTCCGTTGTAACTTTAGTGCATTCATTCCAAAGTAAGTGTAACGCATAAGTAACAAGCAAATGCATGTTTGCAATGTCATTCAAATTTGTTGTGATGCACATTCTAATGCATTTATAACCCATAAACAATGCTTTGATCCTTTTTATAAAGGTAATTTTGAGCTCAATAAACGGTAACTCTAACATAACTTAATATCTTTTTATGAATGTACTCTAAATTTTCtgcatttctaaaataaatatttaaaaaaaaattataagtactAAAATCAAAACTCACTTGTagaaatgaaaaacatatttaattctataatttttGTAAGCAAAAATCATGaaagatagagagagaaagggttTTAGTGTGTTGATGAATTTgttaaaaagtttttaattagttCAAAAGTAAAACATTTCTAACTTTATAATGTACGAAAAGAGTTTCTTGTAAATCTTATTAATATCTTATTACATTTTGTTCATGCCGAATGATGTCGAAGAAAGAGAACTGAGCCCCCTAAATCTCAAAGCCTCTATCAATCTCAggtatgtgtgtgtatgtatgtttTCTGGTGCACACCATCACCGATTGAAGAAGAGTGAACACAACAAAAGTAAGTGTTAACTTTTTGGTCTTGGCattttttagtaaaaagggtTAAATTTTTCGCACACAATAGTTAACTTcactcatttttcattttcttttcacaaAAATTAGAGACTTTTTCCTCACATTAATAGACTTTCACTTCAACAATCTATGTTAATCTTTAACAcaaatttttattacattaattatcaaaataaatttttaattttgattaaatattaatactaCTTATAAAGAACTACATCtaaattttatcttctttttttcacaactattttcttgtaaaagtaattttttttccaaacactTAGGATATGTTTGGATATATGTTGAAATGGCGTTGAATGGAAGAATTACACTTTCAAAATGCATAAATGAAGGAGTAATGCGAGTGTTGTTGGCTTGAGTTGAAAGTGAGTTGAGTAGTGTGAAACTTAAATCCAAATACATATTGTTAAGTTATAAGATGAATTAGAACTCTCAAATATTTTGAATTGGTACAAATAAAGTTTAAAAGTTATGTTCTACATGCCATGGGACGAATTGATTGTATTTTGtgtatgaaatttattttacagaAAATGTCTTTAAACATTCTTCTTATGATATGTCGAAGGATATGTGGAAGACAAGGGAAGTAAGAGAAAAATCAAAgggtcaaagaataagatctcTCATTCTCTTAAAAGACATGTTTGTTGTGACAATGTATTTTTTCCAAACAAAAATACTCGGATCTCTGTTGAAGTGTAGACGAAGAAAGATAACAAAGTGCGTGCcttaaataaaggaaaaattaaagcatttaacatattaaaaacttcaaatatataaatttgattttttattaaaatgttttagtGATGTTTTTCCTTCGCTTATTTTTATGAggttaaacaaataatattttgtataaccGTTTTTTTATatcacattaaaaataatttgtaattaaataagaggttaaattaataaagtaaagattaaaataatatgtaattctaaccaaatatgaaaatgattattacaaAAAATGATGTATTTAACCACATATAAAATAAGCGAATAATAAGATgtttattaaaacattttaatacaaaatccaatttaaaatattttaaagtttttaatgtCTTAAAAGTTGTATAtttttaccaattttttttatttttcatttagttAAAGTagcaaagagaagaaaaagttattttctaacttttcgAAGAACAATATGAAAACttaaaaagagggagagaaaaggaatataatttattttatattaattaaacgaCCTATAAATCACAACTGCACAAGCAAAGCTCAAATTTTCTCATAAGCACGCCGGAgagaatttttttctcaaaatctgGCAAAATGTCAAACAATTGTAGTACTCATCCAATGACTTACAAAAGTGCTGGAGATAATACTTTGCATGAGAATCCGATCCCAACAATTTATTTAGgcctaaatttaaaatgatacttacttttttttataagatttattattttatattatttcttgaattaattaattctagactaaaaatatctctaattaaagaaatgagaaaatatattcacaaataattaaaagaaagagaaatattaGTTCCAATCATGTATCCATACAAGTAATTAACaaaattctaataatatttattaataagctGTTTTTGTCCTGTGCAgtgcatataaaaaaattgaaatcttcaaacttatttatttcaaatttaaatacaaaaaatagtcattatCTATAACATacacaattttgaatttttcattttgacATCAAATTGCTTTTAAcgctaatttaaattttattcttgtcCATATTTAACACAAAATTATGTTGTTAAtactatttataatattcaCCAATAAACTCCCTATTGAGGTCTTCGTACAATCCCGTGCTACGCACGGATACTAACACTGGTAAAATAACATAAGAAGGAGAatgaattatgttttaaaaaacctAAGTTCCTTTTTGTAAAACTAAATTGATAAGAAAACAATTCAGAAATACTGTTTAAAAATACTTGTTCTGAGTTTAGCATGAAATTCTTAACAGTTTTTGGAAAACTATTGTTTTGCTCAGATCAATACTTTAAACTTTAGGTTCTATTTAAAAGGAATTATACAAAATTTCTTGTGAAAGTGTTTAACTACTATTTCATAAAAGATTTGTTGATGGAGAATTATATAAGCTTAGATGGATATTTAAAACCGTaaagaggaaaggaaaaaaggagagaaaacaccACAGGATTTTTTGATACTGGTAATTCACCCCAAATCCAAAGCAACATTCAGTCCTCACTCTTCAAGTTAGATTTTCTCTATGAACTCAACTATCAGCAACACCACTGGTTTACAACAGCAACCTCAGTAGGTTCACTACT from Glycine soja cultivar W05 chromosome 8, ASM419377v2, whole genome shotgun sequence includes:
- the LOC114423193 gene encoding protein ALTERED XYLOGLUCAN 4-like; this translates as MAATSTNQIKDQSLSLTKRLFPWTLYALIPIALLHFYLNPLSFPPSPESELPHSFTSHFSPPSEDEKAHDTPCDYFNGKWVSDKRGPLYNGTTCGTIKENQNCIKHGKLDMGYLYWRWKPNSECQLPRFDPHAFLNVVSNKHLAFVGDSMARNQLESLLCMLATASSSTLLFSNDSNKFRRWHFSSHNATVSVYWSPFLVKGVEKSSSGPDHNELYLDHVDEKWGGDMGQMDLIVLSIGHWFLHPAIYYEDGSVLGCHYCPGLNHSAIGFYGVLRKALRTTLNGIIDRRGGKGNDGVGVIVTTFSPAHFEGEWDKAGACPKTRPYRNEEKKLEGMDAEMREIEMEEVEAAKVKAKGIGGFRLEALDVTRLALLRPDGHPGPYMYPFPFANGVQEHMQNDCVHWCLPGPIDTWNEIFLEILKKWEEQHKSEE